One segment of Calliopsis andreniformis isolate RMS-2024a chromosome 1, iyCalAndr_principal, whole genome shotgun sequence DNA contains the following:
- the LOC143188476 gene encoding stress-associated endoplasmic reticulum protein 2-like has protein sequence MAPKQRMRIANEKATKNITLRGNVPKSSKPQEEGSPVGPCLLALFLFVVCGSAIFQIIQSIRMA, from the exons ATGGCACCGAAACAAAGGATGCGCATCGCCAACGAAAAAGCGACGAAAAACATCACACTTCGTGGAAACGTACCGAAATCGTCG AAACCACAAGAGGAAGGATCTCCAGTTGGACCTTGCCTTCTAGCACTTTTCCTTTTTGTTGTGTGTGGTTCTG CTATATTTCAAATAATCCAAAGTATTAGAATGGCTTAA
- the Tm9sf3 gene encoding transmembrane 9 superfamily protein member 3, which yields MNMCRVRLLFHFVALSLLPFARPDEHTHIYEDNDEVVLWMSTVGPYHNRQETYSYYSLPFCKGTKDVINHYHETFSEALQGIELKFSGLEIEFKADVAKMEYCQIKLTEEVEKAFVYAVKNQYWYKMYMDDLPIWGVVGEPEEDKGVISYYIWTHKKFDIGYNGKQIVDVNLTSENKVKLVQGAAISFSYEVNWKKSNVKFEDRFDKYLDPNFFQHRIHWFSIFNSFMMVMFLVGLVSMILMRTLRKDYARYSRDEDMDDMERDLGDEYGWKQVHGDVFRPASHAMLFSALIGAGYQVTAVVLSVIIFAILGELYTERGSMLSTAIFVYAATSPINGYAGGGLYARMGGRIWIKQMVLSAFMLPLIVCGTAFFINFIAIYYHASRAIPFGSMVAVTCICIFVILPLTLVGTILGRNLAGTPDAPCRVNAVPRPIPEKKWFMEPLVIIMLGGILPFGSIFIEMYFIFTSFWAYKIYYVYGFMLLVFVILMIVTVCVTIVCTYFLLNAEDYRWQWTSFLAAASTAGYVYLYSFYYFFFKTKMYGLFQTAFYFGYMALFSLALGIMCGTVGYVGTNAFVRKIYSTVKID from the exons ATGAACATGTGTCGGGTTCGATTGTTATTCCACTTTGTGGCGCTTAGCCTACTCCCTTTTGCCCGTCCCGACGAGCACACTCACATT TATGAAGATAACGATGAAGTTGTACTATGGATGAGTACGGTTGGACCATATCATAATCGTCAGGAAACTTATTCGTATTATTCTCTACCCTTTTGTAAAGGCACAAAGGATGTTATTAATCACTATCATGAAACATTTTCTGAGGCGCTGCAAGGCATTGAACTCAAATTCAGTGGACTGGAAATTGAATTCAAAG CTGATGTTGCGAAAATGGAATATTGCCAGATAAAATTAACCGAAGAGGTGGAAAAAGCTTTTGTATATGCAGTCAAGAACCAGTATTGGTATAAGATGTACATGGATGATTTACCAATATGGG GAGTTGTAGGAGAGCCAGAAGAAGATAAAGGAGTTATTTCTTACTACATTTGGACACATAAAAAATTTGATATAGGATACAATGGCAAGCAGATAGTTGATGTAAACTTAACTAGTGAAAATAAGGTGAAATTGGTACAAGGAGCAGCTATTTCATTCAGCTATGAAGTTAATTGGAAGAAGAGTAACGTTAAGTTTGAAGATAGATTTGATAAATATTTAGACCCCAATTTCTTCCAGCACAGA ATCCACTGGTTTAGTATCTTCAACAGTTTCATGATGGTAATGTTCCTCGTTGGACTTGTCTCGATGATTTTAATGCGTACCTTAAGGAAGGATTATGCTAGGTATAGCAGAGATGAAGATATGGATGACATGGAACGAGATTTAGGAGATGAGTATGGATGGAAACAAGTTCACGGAGATGTATTCAGACCAGCTAGTCATGCGATGCTTTTCTCGGCTCTCATAGGCGCAGGTTATCAG GTGACAGCAGTTGTACTTAGTGTTATCATTTTTGCTATCCTTGGAGAACTTTACACCGAAAGAGGATCAATGCTGTCTACAGCAATTTTTGTATATGCTGCAACATCGCCTATAAATGGTTATGCTGGGGGAGGGTTGTATGCCCGTATGGGAGGACGTATTTGGATCAAACAGATGGTCCTCAGTGCCTTTATGTTACCTCTTATCGTCTGTGGCACTGCGTTCTTCATCAACTTCATTGCAATATATTATCACGCAAGCCGTGCTATACCTTTTGGCTCGATG GTGGCAGTAACATGCATTTGTATATTTGTTATATtaccattaacactggttggaaCAATTTTGGGCCGTAATTTAGCCGGAACACCGGACGCACCATGTAGAGTTAATGCGGTACCTCGCCCTATTCCTGAAAAAAAATGGTTCATGGAACCGCTAGTCATCATAATGCTTGGCGGTATCTTGCCTTTTGGATCAATATTCATCGAAAT GTACTTCATTTTTACTTCATTCTGGGCGTATAAAATCTACTATGTTTATGGCTTTATGCTATTAGTATTTGTTATTCTAATGATAGTAACTGTGTGCGTTACTATCGTCTGTACATACTTTTTGCTGAACGCTGAAGATTACCGATG GCAGTGGACAAGTTTCTTAGCTGCAGCTTCGACTGCTGGATATGTCTACCTATATTCTTTCTATTATTTCTTTTTCAAAACTAA AATGTATGGTCTCTTCCAAACAGCATTTTATTTTGGTTACATGGCATTGTTTAGCCTTGCCTTGGGTATAATGTGCGGAACAGTTGGTTACGTTGGTACTAATGCATTTGTGCGGAAAATTTATTCCACAGTCAAGATAGACTAG